From Scophthalmus maximus strain ysfricsl-2021 chromosome 14, ASM2237912v1, whole genome shotgun sequence, one genomic window encodes:
- the tent5c gene encoding terminal nucleotidyltransferase 5C yields MENKEESKSCSVSVLSWEQVSRLNEVLTEVVPVHGRGNFPTLEVRLKDIVAWVRSHLERSGIRVKDVRLNGSTASHVLVQDLGWSYKDLDVIFRVDLPHETEFRVIKDVVLGTLLDFLPEGVNKEKITPMTLREAYVQKLVKVNTEQDRWSLISLSNNNGRNVELKFVDTIRRQFEFSVDSFQIVLDSMLAYYELAQTPMSQAFHPTVSGESVYGDFGMALGHLRDKLIATKRPEEIRGGGLLKYCNLLVRDFQPASEEEFKALERYMCSRFFIDFPDIGEQQRKVEAYLQSHFVGEEKSKYDYLMILRRVVNESTVCLMGHERRQTLHLISLMAFRVLAEQNAIPDASCVTCYYQPAPYVRDHNFSNYYVANQNIPTWLPCN; encoded by the coding sequence atggagaacaAGGAGGAATCAAAGAGTTGTTCCGTCAGCGTCCTGTCCTGGGAGCAGGTGAGCCGGCTGAACGAGGTCCTCACCGAGGTGGTGCCCGTCCACGGGCGGGGGAACTTCCCCACCCTGGAGGTGCGCCTCAAAGACATTGTGGCGTGGGTGCGCTCGCACCTGGAGCGCAGCGGCATCCGCGTCAAGGACGTGCGGCTCAACGGCTCCACGGCGAGCCACGTGCTGGTGCAGGACCTGGGCTGGAGCTACAAGGACCTGGACGTGATCTTCAGGGTGGACCTGCCGCACGAGACGGAGTTCCGGGTCATCAAGGACGTGGTGCTGGGCACGCTGCTGGACTTTCTGCCCGAGGGCGTGAACAAGGAGAAGATCACTCCCATGACCCTGCGGGAGGCGTACGTCCAGAAGCTGGTCAAGGTCAACACGGAGCAGGACCGCTGGAGCCTCATCTCGCTCTCCAACAACAACGGGCGCAACGTGGAGCTGAAGTTCGTGGACACGATACGCCGGCAGTTCGAGTTCAGCGTGGACTCCTTTCAGATCGTGCTGGACTCCATGCTCGCCTACTACGAGCTGGCGCAGACGCCCATGTCGCAGGCCTTCCACCCGACGGTGAGCGGCGAGAGCGTGTACGGCGACTTCGGCATGGCGCTGGGCCACCTGCGCGACAAGCTCATCGCCACCAAGCGGCCCGAGGAGATCCGCGGCGGCGGCCTGCTCAAGTACTGCAACCTGCTGGTGCGCGACTTCCAGCCCGCCAGCGAGGAGGAGTTCAAGGCGCTGGAGCGCTACATGTGCTCGCGCTTCTTCATCGACTTCCCCGACATCGGCGAGCAGCAGCGCAAGGTGGAGGCGTACCTGCAGAGCCACTTCGTCGGCGAGGAGAAGAGCAAGTACGACTACCTCATGATCCTGCGGCGGGTGGTCAACGAGAGCACGGTGTGCCTCATGGGCCACGAGCGGCGGCAGACGCTGCACCTCATCTCACTCATGGCCTTCCGCGTGCTGGCAGAGCAGAACGCCATCCCGGACGCCTCCTGCGTCACCTGCTACTACCAGCCGGCGCCGTACGTCCGGGACCACAACTTCAGCAACTACTACGTGGCCAACCAGAACattccaacatggctgccatgTAACTGA